In the Caldalkalibacillus thermarum genome, CATCAATGCTTCTTTTATTCGCATATTTAAGAGAAGGCAAAGGTGGAAGGCCAGCTGTATGTGTCATAAAATGGTGGATCGTCATTTTTTTCGTTTGCTCTGGTGTCCCTGCCTTAAACTCTGGCAAATATTTAATTACAGGATCTTGCACATCGAGTTTGCCCGCTTCTTGTAAATGCATGATCGCTGCACAAGTAAATGATTTTGTTACTGAGGCAATGCCAAATACAGTGTCTAGTGTCACCGGAAGCTTGTTTTCTACATTACGATAGCCAAAGCCCTTCCAATAGATGATGTCACCGTTTTTAGCAAAAGCAATCCCTACACCAGGAATTTGATATTTATCAATTAGTCCTTGAGCATAATCTTCAAATTTATTCATTGTTACTTGAGCTTTCATTCGAGTTCCTCCTCTATTCTTCTATTGTTTTTCAAGCACATAATAGTTAATATGCTTATCTTCACGTAGTAGACCGACAGCTTGATAACCGTTCTTAAAAGCCTNCTTTTGATGCATCCTTCTTCTGCCCTTTAATTCATGGTGGTTCCCTATTCTGCTTTTGTTTTTTAGATGATTAGAATTAATCTTTTTGTTTATAAAATGGATAATATGTTTCATTTGTCTTACGATAACGTTCTAGTCGTTCTTCAATGTGTTTATTATCGTTGACCATCACACCGGTAACAAGAATGTTCAAAATCGAGAAGATGGTTGTCATTCCTTTTAAACTCGTTGGACTTGGTTGTAGAATTTGCCCTATGATAACTTTCAATGTTAACACCCCAATTTTGATTTATTCTCATGACTCTCAGAATGATGTTAAAACTTCAAATTTCTGATTATTTGAAGCTTAGGCTTCATTATAAATCATTATATAGATTTGAAAATCATATTGCAATAGAATAAAAAATTTTTTAAAAAATTTTATGTTTTTTAATTAATACATATTTATGCAAGCGATTACATGAAATTACGGACTATATGTAAATTAAGTAATGCACTCTGGATTGTGTCATGGTATTCTATATATTAAAAACTCAACTTTCGCAGACAGAAACACCGAGTAAACCCTTGATATAATTGGGCAGATTCGACAAAAACTGATCGAAAAGCTCTTGAAACTTCTCTTCCGTAAGAACTAGAACTTCCCGTACCGCAGATTTAAATAGTTCGATTAAAAGCAACAATGCAGAAGCAAATTTGATGTCCTCCATCTC is a window encoding:
- a CDS encoding serine hydrolase domain-containing protein, which codes for MKAQVTMNKFEDYAQGLIDKYQIPGVGIAFAKNGDIIYWKGFGYRNVENKLPVTLDTVFGIASVTKSFTCAAIMHLQEAGKLDVQDPVIKYLPEFKAGTPEQTKKMTIHHFMTHTAGLPPLPSLKYANKRSIDADPSAQDYPGLKVKEDDQGPIDTYEQLMEFIAGLDFELLGEPGTEFSYSNDAYALLGAIVERVSGKFYESYLKENILEPAGMVNTCFLIEELGDHDDVTSLYAAKKTEN